TTGCATCAACTTCATGAAGGTCTGTTCGTTCATGAGGGGCGCGACGAGAAGGGAAAGGGGTGGGAGAAAGGAAACCGCGCGAGAACGCGCTTCATTCAACGGCCCGCGTCCGCGGCGGGGCTCGGCGTGCCCCCATCGGTGGCAACCGCCTGGATGGACTTCCTGGGCGCCAGGGCGAGCACCTTGCCCTCTTCGATGATCAACACCTGATCCTGGAGCGTGGCGAACTGCTCGCGGCACGCCGGGCTGTCGGACAACTCCCAGCGGTCGCGCAGCCCCCGGCCCTGGACCTGCAAGGACTCACCCTGCTTGAAGCAGCCGGAGAAGCCGCTCGCCAGCTCCTTCGCGGGCGTGCCGATCCCCGGAGCGCCGCCCGCCGTGCCGGCATCCGTCCCGGCATCCTCGGCCTCGGCCGCGGGCTCGGTGGGCCGCGAGGAAGGGAACGACGGGGTGCCTCCATACCCTTGCGCTGGCATCCGCGCCGGCTCGCTGGCCTTGCCGCGGAGCTCTTCCAGCGCGCGCTGCCGGGAACGGGCCTGCTGCTTGCCCTCCTCGATGCGCGCGCGCAGCTCGTTGGCCGCCGGAGCGTCCAGGCTGTTGGCGGGCACCTGGGCGAGCAGCCCCTCGATGGCGGTCAGCTCGGGGTCCGCGAACGCATCGTCCCCCCTGGCCGCGTACAGCTTGCCAAAGCGCGTCTGCGCCTCGACATAGGCCTCCGAGGGCTGAGCGGGCTTGCGGCAGCCGGCGGGGGCGGCGAGCAGCAAGGCGGTCAAGAGGGCAGCGAACGTCCGGCCAACACGAGGGCTGTAGGTGCGCATGGGTCCGGTTTTCTACGCCATTTCCGGGCGGACGCACCCCTTTTTCGCGCGGGGCCCTCCACCGCCGCATGCTTGCGTGTCCCTCCTCCCCTCCCGAGCCCCAGATGCCCTCCCCCGCCCACGTGCTCCAGTCCGTCTTCGGCTTCTCCGGCTTCCGCGAGGGGCAGGAGCCCGTCGTCTCGCGCCTGCTGGAGGCCCGGTCCGTGCTCGCCATCTTCCCCACCGGGGCCGGCAAGAGCCTGTGCTACCAGCTCCCCGCGCTGATGCTGGAGGGCCTCACGCTCGTCATCTCCCCGCTCATCGCGTTGATGAAGGATCAGATCGACTTCCTCCAGGGCCGGGGCATCCCCGCCGCCCGGCTCGACTCGACGCTCGGGCCCGAGGAACTCCGCCGACTCTACTCGGACCTGAAGGCGGGCACGCTCAAGCTGCTCTACATCGCGCCGGAGCGGCTGGCCAACGAGCGCTTCCTGCAGACGCTGCGCGGCGTGCGCATTTCCATGCTCGCGGTGGATGAGGCCCACTGCATCAGCGAGTGGGGACACAACTTCCGGCCCGACTACATGAAGCTCGCCCCGCTCGCCCGGACGCTGAAGGTGGAGCGGGTGCTGGCGCTCACCGCGACCGCCACGCCCTCGGTCGCCCGGGACATCGCGGGCGCGTTCGGCATCGCCCCCGGGGATGTCGTCCAGACGGGCTTCCACCGGGAGAACCTCACGCTGCACGTCTCCCCCACCCCCGGTGGCGACGCGCGCCGGGAGCTGCTGCTGTCTCGCCTGCGCTCGCGCCCGCGGGGGGCGACGATCGTCTACGTCACGCTCCAGCGCACGGCGGAGGAGACGGCCCGGTTCCTCACCGACCACGGCCTGCCCGCCCGGGCGTACCACGCGGGCCTCGCGCCCGAGGTGCGGCACGAGGTGCAGGACTGGTTCATGGACTCGGCCGACGCGGTGGTGGTCGCCACGATCGCCTTCGGCATGGGCATCGACAAGAGCGACATCCGGGCCGTCTACCACTGCAACCTGCCCAAGAGCCTGGAGAACTACGCCCAGGAGATCGGCCGCGCGGGACGGGACGGCCAGCCCTCGGACTGCGAGCTGCTGGCGGCCCGGGAAGACGTGGTCGTCCTGGAGAACTTCACCTATGGCGACACGCCCACGCCCGAGGCCGTGGCCGGAGTGCTCGAGCACGTGCTCGGCCAGGGCGACACCTTCGACGTCTCGCTCCACGAGCTGTCCCAGACCCACGACGTGCGTCCGCTGGTCATCGAGACGCTGATGACCTACCTCGAGCTGGACGGCGTGCTCGAGTCC
Above is a window of Cystobacter fuscus DNA encoding:
- a CDS encoding RecQ family ATP-dependent DNA helicase, which produces MPSPAHVLQSVFGFSGFREGQEPVVSRLLEARSVLAIFPTGAGKSLCYQLPALMLEGLTLVISPLIALMKDQIDFLQGRGIPAARLDSTLGPEELRRLYSDLKAGTLKLLYIAPERLANERFLQTLRGVRISMLAVDEAHCISEWGHNFRPDYMKLAPLARTLKVERVLALTATATPSVARDIAGAFGIAPGDVVQTGFHRENLTLHVSPTPGGDARRELLLSRLRSRPRGATIVYVTLQRTAEETARFLTDHGLPARAYHAGLAPEVRHEVQDWFMDSADAVVVATIAFGMGIDKSDIRAVYHCNLPKSLENYAQEIGRAGRDGQPSDCELLAAREDVVVLENFTYGDTPTPEAVAGVLEHVLGQGDTFDVSLHELSQTHDVRPLVIETLMTYLELDGVLESTGPFYTEYKFQALRPLDEVFAGFDASRADFLRRVFALAEPKRTWSLLKLDDISRKLGEPRARIIAALNYLEEQGALKLQVTGVRQGYRRTRGDVEAATLTRTMIERFDERERRDVRRLRQVLDFAGHEGCRTRFLLTYFGEDLEADCGHCDWCAGERPGPLPALAVPAPGAREVARLKQLRAERHEALATPRQLTRFLCGIASPSVSRARLASHELFGLLSDVPFQQVLAFVEDTSR